The Candidatus Desulfovibrio trichonymphae region AAGGGCAGGTGTTGTTGCGGAACGATATGCGCCCAACTGTAGATAGGGATTATAGCCTTTCGCCGAAATCTCTGCCACCAGTCTTGCCAGACGTTCGCCTTCCGGGGCAAGATCGGTATACAACATGAGTTCAGGATGATTGGCTATAAAATATGTATTAATGTCTCCCTTGCGAAAGAAAGGATTTTTAAGTACCTGACGGAAAAAAGGAATTGTTGTTTTAATTCCGCCGATTATGTATTCGCTGAGTGCGCGATCCATAATGCCCAGCGTTTTTTCCCAGTCATGCGCATAGGTAATCAGCAGAGCGCCTGCAGAATCATAATTGGCAGGGAATTCATAGCCGGCGCTGATATTGGAGTCCAGCCGCACACCAAGGCCACCGGGAGAAACGTAACGCGTGATCAGTCCCGAGTTTGGCTCAAAATTATTTTGTGGATTTTCACAATTGATACGAACCTGCATGGAACAATATGAAGCACGTAGACTTTCTTCCCGATAGCGCAGTTCAGCGCCGAACGCCACGGCAATCTGTTCCTCTACGAGATCAATGCCATAGCGGCATTCGGTTATTCCATGCTCTACCTGAAGCCGCGTGTTGACTTCAATCAGATAAGGCGAACCGTCAGGGGTAATCAGAAACTCAACCGTGGCCAAAGAATAATACCCTACAGCACGTATGAGCCGGCGGGCATAATCTTTAAGACGTTCCCGCAGATCCCGCGTCATGCCGAGCCAAGGAGAAGGCGTAATTTCAATAAGTTTTTGATGGTTACGTTGTACTGTGCAATCGCGTTCGTCAAAAGCGAAGACATTGCCGTACATGTCGGCGATGATCTGGATTTCAATGTGACGCACATTATCCAGAAATTTTTCAAGAAAAAGATGCGGATTGCCGAAAGAGGCTTGAGCCATCATAGAAGCTTTGAAGAAAGCGTCCTCAAGCTCTGCCTGATTGTAGATAGTAAAAATGCCCCTGCCGCCGCCGCCGCCCTCGGCTTTCAGCATGATCGGCAGACCGATTTCATCTATAAGTTGACGGGTGTCCGCAATATCCACAGCGCCGTCTGACCCTGGAACGACAGGAATTCTGAGTCTGCGTGCCACTTCACGCGCCTGAACTTTGTTGCCGAGAAGATTCATGGCTTCGGCAGTGGCGCCGATAAAGGTAATGCCTGCCTCTTTGCAACGTTGAGGGAAGCGTGTGTCTTCAGAGGCAAACCCCCAGCCTGGATGTATCCCTACCACTCCACGCTGTCTGGCTTTGGTGATGATTTTGTCGATATCCAGATAGGAGCGCGGTTCGGGGCCAAGCAACAACAATTCCTGCGCAGTGGATGCCGCAGGCGCGGTTTTGTCAACGTCTGCGGCGGTCATGGCCGCAACAGCGTCAAAACCCTCCCGTATGGAACGGCAGATACGCCGTGCCGGTATCCCGCGGTTCGCCACCAGAATTACTTTACCCTGTAAAAAATTTTGAACCTCGGCGAATGTCTTGTTGCCCATGCCCTGTCAGCCTTTGGAGTAAACTTGATTAAGCACGACGAAGAGTTCCGCTTAAAAATTTTGTCATTTTACCATCAGTAAACAAGCAAATACCACCTGTCGGCGATAACCCAGCTAATTTGCCGCGCGTTGTATGTCGATCTTCATATAGTTCCACGTTGCTGCCCCTCCAGAGCAACAGCTGTTCAGCTCTGGATTGCCAGCGGCATATGAACGCACTGTCTTGAGCGTATGTCAAATAGAGATGCTTTACAAGCTGTTGCCAGAGCTTTGCAGCCGGTAGAGGCTGTTTGACGGAGTCTGCCAAACTCATTGCAGCCATGGCGGCGTTTTTGCGCAATACGCATATGGACGGTGCGCTGGCGACATTGATGCCAATACCTGCGAGCAGGACGCCGCCACGTTCTTCAAGCAGAATACCGCCAAGCTTATGCGGGACGCCCTTCAGCGACAATAAAACAAGATCATTGGGCCACTTGAGCAACACAGGCCAGCCCAGTTCGCGTAATGCTGAAGCCAGAAGCAAGCCTGTTGCCACTGATGCGGCAGAACCATCAAAAGGAGGCAGCAGCGGAAGGCGCAGTGCGGCATAAATATTGCCCGGAGGGGAAATCCATGTTCGCCGCAACTGCCCTCGTCCGGCGGTCTGCGCGGCAGCGATGACGCTGCCCCAAACAGCGAGCCTGTTACGTTTCTGCAGCCAAAATCCAGCGTCGAGAGTTGAGGTCGCTTGCCCTGTGAACCAGATGACGGGCAGCGAATTGTTATTCACGCCAGGCGAATCAACCCAGGGGATAATGCGGCATTCATCAAAGCACCGGCATGAACTCATGCGTCAGCGCCACCTACGACGATATGCAGTTTTTTTGCGCAACCGCACGACAGGCCTTGCATATCCTGTCCATATCCGACCCATGTTCAAAACCCGTCAGATGGGCAAGGCCATGCGACAGGAGCATCAAAGCGTATTCTGCCGCTTTCTGACCATAAAGCAGGCATTCGCGCGCAAAAGTGTCCAGCGACAGCAGGATAACCCCATGCATCATATCATCGCTGCCTGGGAAGGAAAGTAGGTTCGTAGGGCCGACACAGGCCATAAAACGTTGATTGGCCGTTTTTATGAAACTGTCATCCACAAGGCGCAAATTCACATCCGCTGGAATGGATATCCCCGCATCCCGCATCACTTGCAGCATGGTTCGCAGGGCCAAAGCAAGACACCGCACGTCAAAAGGCAACAGCCAGATGTCGGCTCTGCAATCTGCTGTAACGTGCACATTGCACTCCATACTGCCAGACAAAGCTGCGCGGCATGCTTCTCCATCAGCCGAATTCACTGACTCACATTCCCGGATACATCTGAGGCGCAGATCTTTCAGCCTTGTCGGCCGCAACAGGGAGGCTGTTGTCCGTCAGATTGGATGCCGCCGGTAACGGTTGTATCTTACTCTGTTCAGGATAAACAATGCGCTGGTGGAAAATTCCTGTTAGTATGCGTTGAAAATTTTTACTTAAGTAATGTAAATCTTTGAATGTTAATTCAGATTCATCCAGTTGCCCCTCAGAAAAAATGCCTTTTACAGTTGCGTCAATATGACTTTTGAGACGTGAAGGCGTAGGATCAGTTAATGTCCGGCTTGAGGCCTCAACGGAATCGGCCAGCATCAGGATAGCCGCTTCTCTTGTCTGCGGACGCGGGCCGGGATAACTGTAATCCGAATCACGTGGTTTTTCACCTAGATTGAGAGCCTTCTGATAAAAATAACGTATCAGCCGTGTGCCATGGTGCTGGCGAATGATGTCGGCAATTTCCTGACCGAGCTTGTAACGCTCGGCCAATTCAGTGCCTTTCTTGACATGAGACAGCAAAACAAGAGCACTCATGGACGGCGACAACTTGTCATGTTTGTTATAGCTCCCATAGAGATTTTCTATAAAATATTCAGGATAAGACAGTTTGCCGACGTCATGGTATAACGCGGCGACTTTGCAAAGCAGACTGTTGGCACCAATGGCTTTGGCTCCAGCCTCCACCATATTGGCTACCACAAGAGAGTGATGATAAGTACCGGGGATGGTCACCATCAATTCCTGCATCAAAGGCTGCTCCAGATTCATCAGTTCCATCAGGCGAAAACGCGTGCTGTAGTCAAAAACCATTTCCAGGACAGGACTCACGGCAAAAAGCAGAATCAGTGAGAACAGACTGTTCACCGCAACGGCAATAAGCTGCGCCGGCGCTTCATATACAGGAGTTTGCGCTAAGAGCGCTGTGCCTAACCAGATAACGCTCTGGCCGATTGTCAAGGGGATGATGCTCCAGACTACATCTTGCCGGCTTTGTGCCCTGATGACCAGCCATGTAGCCAACATCCCCCCAAGAAAATGGTAGATAAAAAAAACATAGTCGGCCTGAAACATCAGCATGCAAAAAAAGGCAAGCAGGAGGCCCATGACACAATAACATCTGGCCGCGAATACCATTGCCACCAAGCCCACAGCGCCCGCAACGGGAAAAGCCGCTGAAAAGGCATGCAGCAGACTTGTGTCATTATTCATACTGAGATACAGCTGATATACTGCCTTTGCCCCGGTGCCGAACAGCAGGAGCATCAGGGAGATCATCAGTATATCTTTGCAGAGTAACGACGTGCCTGGCCTGCCGCTGGGCGCGACAAAAAAGCCGATGGAAAATAAAAGCGCACAGAGCAGTGCGCCCACGGCTGTCACCCAACGCATCGGGCTCGCAGCTGTTTGATATAGTGTCTGTAATTTAATTTGCTGTTCCCGACTCACGCGTTCGCCCTTGTGTGCGATTATTTCCCCCTTCTGAATCTGGTAATAGATTGGCTTCACACTTTCTATCACTGCCTCCGCGCGTTTTTGTGTTGCTTCACGATTCAGTGTTAACGACGCGGGCATTGTGGCTGAAAGTAAAATATTCACGGCCCGACGGGACTGTGGCGTCAGTGATAGCTCCTGTCGCGCCTTGGAAGAAATTTCTGCCAGAAATGATTGCACATCATGCAGCGTGCCGACATCCGGACGCAACACTTCCACCTTGGTGTCCAGATTGTGTATTACGGCGCCGGCTCTGCCGACACGGGCAGAGCGGATATCCCCAACAAGTCCCTCGGCGAGATTTGTATGGATCAACGGCATCAATTCTTTAAGAATGTATGTCTGTACATCGGGAAGAGCCAATTCAGGCAGAATTTCATCCACCACTGCAGGCGTCAGATCGTCAATCAGATGTGCGAGCGCTCCCCCGTCGGCGTCGGCGTGTTTGTTATTTTCATTAACACTCTGAAAGAGTTCAAGGATTCTATTCTGAAACAGGATGGATGATTCAAGACTCAGGTCATAGACCGGCGGCTGCAGCAAAAGCAACTGCTTGCGACGTGCCTCAGTGGCCTGCGTGTCTTCTACCATAATATCGCGATCTGCGATAACATCGCTTTCTGCAACTTGACCTGCCGTATAAATTTTTTGGACAACATGAAAATTGGCGCCGGACAGAAGAGCAAGGAAAACCAGCGTGCCGACAAACGCCCAAAATCCCCATCCGCAATGGTGATAGGATACCAGGTTCTGGACAAGCAAAAGAAAGCTAGTAGGATATTTCGTTTTTTTCTGCATAATCATAAGCGGTTGCAATGGCGCCTACAAAAAGTTAAAATGGCGCCTACAAAAAGTTAAAATGCCCTAAATTTCCTAAAACCGCAACAGGGTATGCTTTTGAACCGTTCGTTTTATAGCTGTCTGAAATTGAGCCTGATGGGAAAAGCCCTTGCGTAGAGCCAAAATTTAGATGCGTTTGCCCTGTTGTTGGTGCTGGCTTTGCTTGCCTTTTGTCCGAGAATGGGATAATGTGTTATAAAAAATTCGTTCTCCGCAGTGAAGGCTTGCAAGCACATGGTATACCCGCCTCGCCATCTCCTCGTTGATCACTGTAAGGAATATTATGATATACTGATAATCTATTTGCCATAGTTCAAAAAAATTATTGTTGCTCACCGTATCTAAAATACACATGTATGAAACTTGCATTCCACATTTCCCTAGGTAAATCTTTCAGGTTGTACCTTGATCCGGCTTGAGCATATATAGAGTAGGAAACCATGCATGGGCGCACCTTTACCCCTTCTGATCTAAAGACAATCCTGCATTCCAAACGAGCTAATATTTATTTTCTTGAACATTGTCGAATACTTGTAAACGGTGGCCGAGTTGAGTATGTTACCGATGAAGGCAAGCGTTCATTGTATTGGAATATTCCCATTGCCAACACCATCTCTTTATTGCTTGGAGCCGGAACTTCTATTACGCAGGCTGCCATGCGAGAACTTGCCAAGGTTGGTGTGTTAGTTGGCTTTTGCGGAG contains the following coding sequences:
- a CDS encoding biotin--[acetyl-CoA-carboxylase] ligase; this translates as MSSCRCFDECRIIPWVDSPGVNNNSLPVIWFTGQATSTLDAGFWLQKRNRLAVWGSVIAAAQTAGRGQLRRTWISPPGNIYAALRLPLLPPFDGSAASVATGLLLASALRELGWPVLLKWPNDLVLLSLKGVPHKLGGILLEERGGVLLAGIGINVASAPSICVLRKNAAMAAMSLADSVKQPLPAAKLWQQLVKHLYLTYAQDSAFICRWQSRAEQLLLWRGSNVELYEDRHTTRGKLAGLSPTGGICLFTDGKMTKFLSGTLRRA
- the ybeY gene encoding rRNA maturation RNase YbeY yields the protein MHVTADCRADIWLLPFDVRCLALALRTMLQVMRDAGISIPADVNLRLVDDSFIKTANQRFMACVGPTNLLSFPGSDDMMHGVILLSLDTFARECLLYGQKAAEYALMLLSHGLAHLTGFEHGSDMDRICKACRAVAQKNCISS
- a CDS encoding HD family phosphohydrolase — encoded protein: MIMQKKTKYPTSFLLLVQNLVSYHHCGWGFWAFVGTLVFLALLSGANFHVVQKIYTAGQVAESDVIADRDIMVEDTQATEARRKQLLLLQPPVYDLSLESSILFQNRILELFQSVNENNKHADADGGALAHLIDDLTPAVVDEILPELALPDVQTYILKELMPLIHTNLAEGLVGDIRSARVGRAGAVIHNLDTKVEVLRPDVGTLHDVQSFLAEISSKARQELSLTPQSRRAVNILLSATMPASLTLNREATQKRAEAVIESVKPIYYQIQKGEIIAHKGERVSREQQIKLQTLYQTAASPMRWVTAVGALLCALLFSIGFFVAPSGRPGTSLLCKDILMISLMLLLFGTGAKAVYQLYLSMNNDTSLLHAFSAAFPVAGAVGLVAMVFAARCYCVMGLLLAFFCMLMFQADYVFFIYHFLGGMLATWLVIRAQSRQDVVWSIIPLTIGQSVIWLGTALLAQTPVYEAPAQLIAVAVNSLFSLILLFAVSPVLEMVFDYSTRFRLMELMNLEQPLMQELMVTIPGTYHHSLVVANMVEAGAKAIGANSLLCKVAALYHDVGKLSYPEYFIENLYGSYNKHDKLSPSMSALVLLSHVKKGTELAERYKLGQEIADIIRQHHGTRLIRYFYQKALNLGEKPRDSDYSYPGPRPQTREAAILMLADSVEASSRTLTDPTPSRLKSHIDATVKGIFSEGQLDESELTFKDLHYLSKNFQRILTGIFHQRIVYPEQSKIQPLPAASNLTDNSLPVAADKAERSAPQMYPGM
- the cas1f gene encoding type I-F CRISPR-associated endonuclease Cas1f is translated as MHGRTFTPSDLKTILHSKRANIYFLEHCRILVNGGRVEYVTDEGKRSLYWNIPIANTISLLLGAGTSITQAAMRELAKVGVLVGFCGGGGTPLYSATDVEIVWFYPQSEYRPQSTYKPGYVSGLMMRRACQPLRHSRRSGCIISTDSGIAPSAAARCGFYRRYRPIGTPAYNIA